A section of the Lathamus discolor isolate bLatDis1 chromosome 6, bLatDis1.hap1, whole genome shotgun sequence genome encodes:
- the RAB26 gene encoding ras-related protein Rab-26, which translates to MSRKKAARSKGSGAAPSAALPPAQQGHGHGRAAAPRGSAPAPDLPRNGGAAAAGRPSLSSSGEFYDLAFKVMLVGDSGVGKTCLLVRFKDGAFLAGSFISTVGIDFRNKVLTVDGVKVKLQIWDTAGQERFRSVTHAYYRDAHALLLLYDVTNKASFDNIQAWLTEIHEYAQQDVVLMLLGNKVDSAQDRVVKREDGEKLAKEYGVPFMETSAKSGLNVELAFTAIAKELKHRSMKLPNEPKFKLHDYVKKEVRGSGCCRS; encoded by the exons ATGTCGCGGAAGAAAGCGGCTCGGAGCAAGGGCAGCGGCGCCGCGCCCTCCGCAGCGCTGCCCCCCGCACAGCAGGGCCATGGCCacggccgcgccgccgccccgAGGGGCTCCGCGCCGGCCCCCGACCTGCCCCGCAACGGCGGCGCGGCCGCGGCCGGGCGGCCCTCGCTCAGCAGCAGCGGAGAGTTCTACGACCTCGCGTTCAAG GTGATGCTGGTGGGTGACTCGGGGGTTGGCAAGACCTGTTTGCTGGTGCGCTTCAAGGACGGCGCCTTCCTGGCCGGCAGCTTCATTTCCACGGTTGGAATCGACTTCAGG aaCAAGGTGCTGACGGTGGATGGGGTGAAGGTGAAGCTGCAG ATCTGGGACACAGCGGGGCAGGAGCGCTTCCGCAGCGTCACACACGCCTATTACCGGGATGCCCATG ccctgctcctgctctacGATGTCACCAACAAAGCATCATTCGACAACATCCAG gccTGGCTGACAGAGATCCATGAATACGCACAGCAAGACGTGGTGCTCATGCTCCTGGGAAACAAG gtGGATTCAGCCCAGGACAGAGTGGTGAAGAgggaagatggagaaaaattAGCCAAG GAATACGGAGTGCCCTTTATGGAGACCAGCGCAAAAAGTGGCCTCAATGTGGAATTAGCATTCACAGCCATTGCAAA GGAACTGAAGCACAGATCCATGAAGCTGCCCAACGAGCCCAAATTCAAGCTCCACGACTACGTGAAGAAGGAAGTGCGAGGCTCGGGCTGCTGCAGGTCCTAA